One stretch of Chitinophaga pendula DNA includes these proteins:
- a CDS encoding lipocalin family protein: protein MKKLFTVLLLAASLFAISCSSPSGATGQTTSKKSVIGSWIMTDISFEGIPERAKVTVFDQASYECFKGSQWVLPSNGKGSYTLSSTAEGCSPASQQIMWSLYKAGGTDQFQFKKLYDGVKPKNVAEGYRVSVNNNGNTMSWRATVNFEDKNAYIIYTLQRR from the coding sequence ATGAAAAAACTATTCACCGTATTACTGCTGGCTGCTTCTTTATTTGCAATTTCCTGTTCCAGTCCTTCAGGAGCTACAGGCCAGACTACCTCAAAAAAATCTGTGATCGGTAGCTGGATTATGACCGATATCTCTTTTGAGGGCATCCCGGAGAGGGCAAAAGTAACTGTGTTTGATCAGGCTTCTTATGAGTGCTTTAAAGGGAGCCAATGGGTATTGCCATCTAATGGTAAAGGGTCTTATACTTTATCTTCTACCGCAGAAGGATGTTCGCCAGCTTCGCAGCAGATCATGTGGTCGCTGTACAAAGCGGGAGGCACGGACCAGTTCCAGTTCAAAAAACTGTATGATGGCGTTAAACCTAAGAACGTAGCCGAAGGGTATCGTGTATCGGTAAATAACAACGGTAATACAATGAGCTGGCGTGCGACCGTAAATTTCGAGGATAAAAACGCTTACATTATTTACACGTTACAGCGCAGATAA
- a CDS encoding metal-dependent hydrolase — MENTPTTTVQLLAFASFKVTTPEGRVILVDPWITGNKLLPEGLSWPEQVDLILITHGHGDHLDTRLVEVVQEKSIKVVANPLVRWYLREQGLPDSILEGMNVGGTIFPLEEVAVTMTNAFHVSHVNQPDGKVGYTHATVGFILRLSDGYTIYFAADTSVFGDMRLIGEIYRPDLAVLPIGDRFTMGPLEASHAIRLLQVKHVIPCHYGNFGGLTGTPAALQALIADMPDVQLHVLEAGESWTPAKRLVGASH; from the coding sequence ATGGAAAACACGCCAACTACTACAGTACAGTTGCTGGCCTTCGCCAGTTTTAAAGTAACTACTCCTGAAGGCCGGGTAATATTAGTAGACCCCTGGATTACCGGCAACAAATTATTACCTGAAGGGCTGAGTTGGCCTGAACAGGTAGATCTCATACTGATCACGCATGGTCATGGTGATCACCTGGATACCCGGCTGGTAGAGGTAGTACAGGAAAAATCCATCAAGGTGGTGGCTAATCCTTTAGTACGTTGGTACTTACGGGAGCAGGGTTTGCCTGACAGTATACTGGAGGGTATGAACGTGGGAGGTACTATTTTCCCATTGGAAGAGGTGGCCGTAACGATGACGAATGCATTTCACGTATCTCACGTGAACCAGCCGGATGGTAAGGTTGGGTATACGCATGCGACGGTGGGATTTATACTCCGGCTCAGTGACGGATATACGATCTATTTTGCGGCAGACACTTCGGTGTTTGGTGACATGCGGTTGATAGGGGAGATCTACCGACCGGATCTGGCGGTGTTGCCGATCGGGGACCGGTTCACAATGGGGCCGCTGGAGGCATCTCATGCTATCCGTTTGTTGCAGGTGAAACATGTGATACCTTGTCATTATGGTAATTTTGGCGGTCTGACAGGGACGCCGGCTGCTTTGCAGGCGTTGATCGCAGACATGCCGGATGTGCAGCTGCATGTGCTGGAAGCGGGGGAGAGCTGGACACCGGCGAAGAGGCTGGTAGGTGCTTCCCATTAA
- a CDS encoding LysR substrate-binding domain-containing protein → MFDFRLKVFYTVARRLSFTKAAEELFISQPAVTKHIHELEQQLGMALFERIGNKIKITQAGQVLMHHAGQIFTSYRNLEYDINQLKNAQGGHLPIGASSTIAQYFIPSLLARFNQRYPEIRTSLISGNTEQVEQALVEKTIQLGIIEGRSKNPVIKYVEFAKDEIALIGNVKYKYDYEEALSPADLKNIPLLMREQGSGTLEVIIDELKRLKLKLTDLNIAMYMGNTESIKSYLRHAPCAAFLSLHAVQRELDSGEFMILPVRNFRLVRKYHFIYLQGQQDKLAQLFMRFARQHAAEQ, encoded by the coding sequence ATGTTTGATTTCAGGTTAAAAGTGTTTTATACAGTGGCCAGGCGCCTCAGCTTCACCAAAGCAGCAGAAGAGCTATTCATCTCCCAACCAGCCGTTACCAAACATATACACGAGCTGGAACAACAACTGGGAATGGCACTGTTTGAAAGGATCGGCAACAAGATTAAGATCACACAAGCCGGACAAGTGCTGATGCACCATGCCGGACAGATCTTTACCAGCTACCGTAATCTGGAATATGATATCAATCAATTAAAAAATGCACAGGGAGGCCATTTACCCATAGGCGCCAGTAGTACAATCGCCCAATATTTCATACCGTCCCTTCTCGCCAGGTTCAACCAGCGATATCCCGAGATCCGGACCTCCCTCATCAGTGGCAACACCGAACAAGTAGAACAAGCGCTGGTAGAAAAAACCATTCAGCTGGGTATTATTGAAGGCAGGTCTAAAAATCCGGTCATCAAATACGTGGAGTTTGCCAAAGATGAAATAGCACTGATAGGAAATGTGAAGTATAAATACGACTATGAAGAAGCATTAAGCCCGGCAGATCTGAAAAATATCCCTTTGCTTATGCGCGAACAAGGCTCCGGTACTTTGGAAGTGATTATAGATGAACTGAAAAGACTCAAACTTAAGTTGACCGATCTGAATATCGCTATGTACATGGGCAACACTGAAAGTATCAAATCCTACCTCCGGCACGCCCCCTGTGCCGCATTCCTTTCTTTGCATGCCGTCCAGCGGGAATTGGACAGCGGCGAGTTTATGATATTGCCGGTCAGAAACTTCCGGTTGGTAAGAAAATATCATTTTATCTATCTACAGGGACAACAAGACAAACTGGCCCAGCTCTTCATGCGATTCGCCCGCCAGCACGCGGCAGAACAATAA
- a CDS encoding GNAT family N-acetyltransferase, whose translation MILPVETSRLMVYPCNLPLLVMFLQQNEAAFRMLDVHAPEDWPREDLVEALPYFISQLQQQPDAYPWFCWVIVDKDIRTIAGDIGFKGVPNKAGAVEIGYSILPAYRNKGYATEAVEGMLSWAFMHQSVRRVLAECDVTNIASVNVLQKAGMHLIANNGEMLYWQKMK comes from the coding sequence TTGATCCTTCCTGTTGAAACATCTCGGTTGATGGTGTATCCCTGTAATCTGCCTTTGCTGGTAATGTTCCTGCAGCAGAACGAGGCTGCCTTTCGTATGCTTGACGTACATGCTCCTGAGGATTGGCCCCGGGAGGATCTGGTGGAAGCATTACCTTATTTTATTTCACAGCTGCAGCAGCAGCCGGACGCCTATCCCTGGTTCTGCTGGGTGATCGTAGACAAAGATATTCGTACGATAGCCGGGGATATTGGATTTAAGGGAGTGCCTAACAAGGCGGGAGCGGTGGAGATCGGATATAGCATACTGCCTGCTTATCGTAATAAAGGATATGCGACAGAGGCGGTGGAAGGTATGTTGTCCTGGGCTTTTATGCATCAATCAGTACGCCGGGTGCTGGCGGAGTGTGATGTAACGAATATAGCCTCTGTAAATGTATTACAGAAGGCAGGTATGCATTTAATCGCTAATAATGGGGAGATGCTTTACTGGCAGAAAATGAAATAA
- the ispG gene encoding (E)-4-hydroxy-3-methylbut-2-enyl-diphosphate synthase, producing MQLYCNALTAYKRLETLEVKVGDLLIGSKHPIRIQTMTTTDTMDTAGTVAQAIRCIEAGAELVRITAPSKKEAENLLHIRNELHKRGYTTPLVADIHFTPNAAEIAARIVEKVRINPGNYVDKKKFETLEYTDAEYQEEIDRIREKFSPLVDICKEYGTAMRIGTNHGSLSDRIMSRYGDTPMGMVESAMEFLRIAESFNYRNIVLSMKASNPQVMVQAYRLLVHTMQEELGHCYPLHLGVTEAGDGEDGRIKSAIGIGTLLEDGIGDTIRVSLTEDPEFELPVCKDIVKRYANGRDHAPITLVEHIPYSPFNYTRRESFAVDNIGHKQVPVVLADYGKIKDIQPAHLEGIGYHYDADTDKWNIGDQAADYIFTEEILPFALPGTLKVITWYQQWLQAADKEKYFPFLSVEEYMQEGQRSTMLNMVSIMAGTPLPDGFLQKVKKDHTVVLCACTENAHAMAAIRRFFITLVDEKVENPCIILCDARLPVADERLIQYATEAGALLLDGFGDGICLAINYDLERTVNDIASLNQVAFGILQATRTRISKTEYISCPSCGRTLFDLQETTARIRAVTHHLKGVKIAIMGCIVNGPGEMADADFGYVGSGVGKITLYKGKEVVKRGLNSDVAVQELINLIKENGMWVDKEPVALKAQTV from the coding sequence ATGCAGCTATATTGTAATGCACTGACCGCCTATAAAAGATTGGAAACATTGGAAGTCAAAGTGGGAGACCTGCTCATTGGCAGCAAACACCCCATCCGCATTCAAACCATGACCACTACAGATACCATGGATACCGCCGGGACCGTCGCTCAGGCCATCCGTTGTATCGAAGCCGGCGCTGAACTCGTCAGGATCACCGCCCCCAGCAAAAAAGAAGCGGAAAACCTGCTACATATCCGCAACGAACTACACAAAAGAGGATACACAACCCCTCTCGTAGCAGATATCCACTTTACGCCTAATGCAGCTGAAATAGCTGCCCGCATCGTTGAGAAAGTAAGGATCAACCCGGGCAATTACGTCGACAAAAAGAAATTTGAAACCCTCGAATATACCGACGCCGAATACCAGGAAGAAATAGACCGCATTCGCGAAAAATTCTCCCCCCTGGTAGATATCTGCAAGGAATATGGCACCGCCATGCGTATCGGTACTAACCACGGCTCCCTGAGCGATCGCATCATGAGCCGCTATGGCGATACCCCCATGGGCATGGTCGAAAGTGCCATGGAATTCCTCCGGATCGCTGAAAGTTTCAACTACCGCAATATTGTACTGAGCATGAAAGCCAGCAATCCCCAGGTAATGGTGCAAGCCTATCGCCTGCTTGTGCATACCATGCAGGAAGAACTGGGACATTGCTACCCCCTGCACCTCGGGGTAACAGAAGCCGGCGATGGAGAAGATGGCCGCATCAAATCTGCTATCGGTATAGGCACCCTCCTCGAAGATGGCATTGGGGATACCATCCGTGTATCCCTCACCGAAGATCCGGAATTCGAATTGCCGGTCTGTAAGGACATCGTCAAACGCTATGCTAATGGACGCGATCACGCCCCCATCACGCTGGTAGAACACATACCTTACTCTCCGTTCAACTATACCCGCCGGGAATCCTTCGCCGTAGATAACATCGGCCACAAACAGGTCCCCGTCGTACTGGCAGACTACGGAAAGATAAAAGATATACAACCCGCCCACCTGGAAGGTATCGGATATCACTACGATGCAGATACTGATAAATGGAACATCGGCGATCAGGCAGCGGACTACATCTTCACAGAAGAAATATTACCATTCGCGCTGCCAGGCACACTCAAAGTGATCACCTGGTACCAGCAATGGCTACAGGCGGCCGACAAAGAGAAATATTTCCCCTTCCTTTCCGTCGAAGAGTATATGCAAGAGGGACAGCGATCCACTATGCTCAATATGGTGAGCATAATGGCAGGCACCCCGCTGCCGGATGGGTTCCTTCAAAAGGTTAAAAAAGACCACACCGTGGTGCTCTGTGCCTGCACAGAAAATGCACATGCAATGGCGGCTATCCGTCGTTTCTTTATCACCCTGGTAGACGAAAAGGTGGAAAATCCTTGTATCATCCTCTGCGATGCCCGCCTGCCCGTCGCCGATGAGCGACTCATACAATATGCTACGGAAGCCGGCGCACTTCTGCTGGATGGTTTCGGCGACGGCATCTGCCTCGCCATCAACTACGACCTGGAACGCACCGTCAACGATATTGCCAGCCTTAACCAAGTTGCATTCGGCATCCTGCAAGCCACCCGTACCCGTATCTCCAAAACGGAATACATCTCCTGCCCCTCCTGCGGCCGTACCCTTTTCGACCTCCAGGAGACGACCGCCCGTATCAGGGCCGTCACGCATCACCTGAAAGGAGTGAAGATCGCTATCATGGGCTGTATCGTAAATGGTCCCGGAGAAATGGCAGACGCGGATTTCGGTTATGTAGGCAGTGGCGTAGGGAAAATCACCCTCTACAAAGGAAAAGAAGTCGTAAAAAGAGGCCTCAACAGCGATGTAGCCGTACAGGAACTTATCAATCTGATCAAAGAGAATGGTATGTGGGTCGACAAAGAACCTGTGGCGCTAAAGGCACAAACCGTATAA